A DNA window from Bradyrhizobium sp. CCBAU 53421 contains the following coding sequences:
- a CDS encoding cell division protein ZapA produces the protein MSHINVTINGRQYRMACEEGQEVRLLKLAENLQQRVESLRGKFGEIGDARLTVMAALTACDELVDAGARIRSLEEEIEQLRNARTAATDRARATQTAVSNALNAAAERIERTTQVLNRTIGGGIAIG, from the coding sequence ATGAGCCACATCAACGTCACCATCAATGGCCGGCAATACCGGATGGCCTGCGAGGAGGGCCAGGAGGTGCGGCTGTTGAAGCTCGCGGAAAATCTCCAGCAGCGCGTCGAATCCCTGCGCGGCAAGTTCGGCGAGATCGGCGATGCCAGGCTCACCGTGATGGCGGCGCTCACCGCCTGCGACGAATTGGTCGATGCGGGCGCGCGCATCCGCAGCCTCGAGGAAGAGATCGAACAGCTGCGCAACGCCCGCACGGCCGCCACCGACCGCGCCCGCGCCACCCAGACCGCGGTCTCCAACGCGCTCAACGCCGCCGCCGAGCGGATCGAGCGCACCACGCAGGTGCTCAACCGCACCATCGGCGGCGGCATCGCGATCGGGTGA
- a CDS encoding TIGR00282 family metallophosphoesterase codes for MRILFVGDVVGRTGRTAISDHLPGMIRDWSLDLVVVNGENAAGGFGITEAIYQELLDAGADAITLGNHAWNQKEALVFIERAPRLIRPLNFPRHSPGRGATLVDTKSGKRALIINAIGRVFMEPSSNDPFSAIERELEACPLREGCDAIVLDFHAEATSEKQGVGFFCDGRVSLVVGTHTHVPTADHQVLPGGTAYMSDAGMTGDYDSVIGMQKEEPLQRFLTGIPSGRFEPAGGVATLSGVAVETDDATGLAVKVAPVRAGGRLEPTVPGFWT; via the coding sequence TTGCGTATTCTCTTCGTTGGTGACGTCGTCGGCAGGACCGGCCGCACCGCCATATCAGACCATCTTCCCGGCATGATCAGAGACTGGTCGCTCGATCTCGTCGTCGTCAATGGCGAGAACGCCGCCGGCGGCTTCGGCATCACCGAGGCGATCTATCAGGAGCTGCTCGATGCCGGCGCCGACGCGATCACGCTCGGCAACCACGCCTGGAATCAGAAGGAGGCGCTGGTGTTCATCGAGCGTGCGCCGCGCCTGATCCGGCCGTTGAATTTCCCGCGCCATTCGCCGGGCCGCGGCGCCACGCTGGTCGACACCAAGAGCGGCAAGCGCGCGCTGATCATCAACGCGATCGGCCGCGTCTTCATGGAGCCGTCCTCGAACGATCCGTTCAGCGCGATCGAGCGCGAGCTCGAGGCCTGCCCGTTGCGCGAGGGCTGTGACGCCATCGTGCTCGATTTCCATGCCGAGGCTACCTCCGAGAAGCAGGGCGTCGGCTTCTTCTGCGACGGCCGCGTCAGCCTCGTGGTCGGGACCCATACCCATGTGCCGACCGCCGATCATCAGGTGCTGCCCGGCGGCACTGCCTATATGAGCGATGCCGGCATGACCGGCGACTATGATTCGGTGATCGGCATGCAGAAGGAGGAGCCGCTGCAGCGCTTCCTCACCGGCATTCCTTCCGGCCGTTTCGAGCCAGCCGGAGGCGTTGCGACGCTGAGCGGCGTCGCGGTCGAGACCGACGATGCGACCGGGCTTGCGGTCAAGGTCGCGCCGGTGCGCGCCGGCGGGCGGCTCGAGCCCACCGTGCCGGGGTTTTGGACCTGA
- a CDS encoding DUF4164 domain-containing protein, whose product MSDRLANGSGNTEAPLADIDAATKRLMAALDALESSVERRREADRDENELAARIQALGADRSRLADELDGSLVKTRKLERVNRDIAEKLDAAIGTIRAVLDGGEGR is encoded by the coding sequence ATGAGTGATCGTCTCGCCAACGGGTCTGGCAATACCGAGGCACCGCTTGCCGATATCGATGCTGCGACAAAGCGGCTGATGGCCGCGCTCGATGCGCTGGAGAGCTCGGTCGAGCGCCGCCGCGAGGCCGACCGCGACGAGAACGAACTGGCGGCGCGGATCCAGGCGCTCGGCGCCGATCGCTCACGGCTTGCCGACGAGCTCGACGGATCGCTGGTGAAGACGCGCAAGCTCGAGCGCGTCAATCGCGACATCGCAGAAAAGCTCGACGCGGCGATCGGCACCATTCGCGCCGTGCTCGATGGCGGAGAAGGCAGATGA
- a CDS encoding 5-formyltetrahydrofolate cyclo-ligase, with protein sequence MHAAPSKAELRALALAKRDALSDEQRATAAEALAKRGAPFEITQGMIISGYAPIRSEIDPTPLLKKLADKGARLALPCINARGQSLTFRSWSPQDRLMLGPLGIPEPSPAAAEVHPDVMLVPLAAFDKLGHRIGYGAGYYDYTFAHLRKAKHVIGVGVAFAAQETKAIPALSHDVPLDYVLTERKTFDFRSS encoded by the coding sequence ATGCACGCAGCTCCATCGAAGGCCGAGCTTCGGGCGCTTGCCCTCGCCAAGCGCGACGCGCTGAGCGATGAGCAGCGCGCGACGGCTGCCGAAGCGCTCGCCAAGCGCGGCGCGCCGTTCGAGATCACGCAAGGCATGATCATCTCGGGCTATGCGCCGATCCGCAGCGAGATCGATCCGACGCCGTTGTTGAAGAAGCTGGCGGACAAGGGTGCGCGGCTTGCGCTGCCCTGCATCAATGCGCGCGGCCAGTCGCTGACGTTCCGCAGCTGGTCGCCGCAGGACCGGCTGATGCTCGGGCCGCTCGGCATTCCCGAGCCGTCGCCGGCCGCCGCCGAGGTGCATCCCGACGTCATGCTGGTGCCGCTCGCGGCATTCGATAAGCTCGGCCACCGCATCGGCTATGGCGCCGGCTATTACGACTATACCTTTGCGCATCTGCGCAAGGCCAAGCATGTGATCGGGGTGGGGGTCGCCTTTGCTGCACAGGAAACCAAGGCCATTCCGGCGCTGTCCCACGACGTCCCGCTCGATTATGTGCTAACGGAGCGCAAGACGTTCGATTTCCGGAGTAGCTAG
- the gap gene encoding type I glyceraldehyde-3-phosphate dehydrogenase — protein sequence MAIRVAINGFGRIGRNVLRAIAESGRKDIEVVGINDLGPVETNAHLLRFDSVHGRFPGTVTVDGDSISLGDNKIKVSAERDPSKLPWKALGVDIALECTGIFTAKDKASAHLTAGAKRVLVSAPADGADATIVYGVNHDTLNKDQLVVSNGSCTTNCLAPVAKVLNETVGIETGFMTTIHAYTGDQPTLDTLHKDLYRGRAAAMSMIPTSTGAAKAIGLVLPELKGKLDGVSIRVPTPNVSVIDLKIVAKRATDAKEINEAMKRASEQQLKGILGFTTAPNVSIDFNHDPHSATFHMDQTKVQNGTLVRVMAWYDNEWGFSNRMADTAVAIGKLI from the coding sequence ATGGCAATCCGCGTCGCGATCAACGGGTTTGGACGCATCGGCCGCAATGTGTTGCGCGCCATCGCCGAGTCCGGCCGCAAGGACATCGAGGTGGTCGGTATCAACGACCTCGGCCCGGTCGAGACCAACGCGCACCTGCTGCGCTTCGATTCCGTGCACGGCCGCTTTCCGGGCACCGTGACCGTCGACGGCGACTCGATCAGCCTCGGCGACAACAAGATCAAGGTCTCGGCCGAGCGCGATCCCTCCAAGCTGCCGTGGAAGGCCCTCGGCGTCGACATTGCGCTGGAATGCACCGGCATCTTCACCGCCAAGGACAAGGCCTCCGCGCACCTCACCGCCGGCGCCAAGCGCGTGCTGGTCTCGGCCCCGGCCGATGGCGCTGACGCCACCATCGTCTACGGCGTCAACCATGACACGCTGAACAAGGATCAGCTCGTCGTCTCCAACGGCTCCTGCACCACCAACTGCCTGGCGCCGGTTGCCAAGGTGTTGAACGAGACGGTCGGCATCGAAACCGGCTTCATGACCACGATCCACGCCTATACCGGCGACCAGCCGACGCTCGACACCCTGCACAAGGACCTCTATCGCGGCCGCGCCGCGGCGATGTCGATGATCCCGACCTCGACCGGTGCGGCGAAGGCCATCGGCCTGGTGCTGCCGGAGCTGAAGGGCAAGCTCGACGGCGTCTCGATCCGGGTGCCGACCCCGAACGTCTCGGTGATCGACCTCAAGATCGTCGCCAAGCGCGCCACCGACGCCAAGGAAATCAACGAGGCGATGAAGCGCGCCTCCGAGCAGCAGCTCAAGGGCATCCTGGGCTTTACCACCGCGCCGAACGTCTCGATCGACTTCAACCACGATCCGCATTCGGCCACCTTCCACATGGACCAGACCAAGGTGCAGAACGGCACGCTGGTGCGCGTGATGGCCTGGTACGACAATGAGTGGGGCTTCTCGAACCGCATGGCCGACACCGCCGTCGCGATCGGCAAGCTGATTTAA
- the tkt gene encoding transketolase: MTQVDHTRMANAIRGLAMDAVEKANSGHPGLPMGAAEIATVLFTKFLKFDAADTAWPDRDRFVLSAGHGSMLLYALLYLTGNKDMTLDQLKHFRQLGSLTPGHPENFHTKGIETTTGPLGQGIATAVGMALAEKMLAAEFGKKIVNHHTYVLASDGDLMEGISQEAIALAGVWRLNKMIVLYDDNGISIDGPTSISDSVDQVKRFKSAGWAAELIDGHDPQAIAAAITRAQKSSKPTMIACKTTIGYGAPTRAGTAKAHGEALGAAELKGAKEKLGISLEPFSVPDDVLKAWREAGARGAAEHKAWDEQFAQLGNRKRAEFERRIRHERPQSLAKGLRAFKKGLLENPLNVATRKSSEAAIEVIAAAMPMEFVAGSADLTGSNNNKAKSATAFGAKTPKGRFIHYGIREHGMAACLNGIFLHGGFAPNGATFLVFTDYARPAMRLSALMGTGVVYVMTHDSIGLGEDGPTHQPVEHLSALRAIPNMRVFRPCDAVETAECWELALNRVDGPTVLALTRQNLPQLRTTAPNDNPCSHGAYELVAAQGDAKVSLFATGSEVQIAVEAQKQLAGRGIATRVVSVPSLELLLAQPAERQKAIIGNAPVKIAIEAAVRWGWDAVIGHDGEFIGMHGFGASAPAKDLFPHFGITAEAVVNAALKRV; this comes from the coding sequence ATGACGCAGGTCGATCACACCCGTATGGCCAATGCGATCCGTGGCCTTGCCATGGACGCCGTCGAGAAGGCGAATTCCGGCCATCCCGGCCTGCCGATGGGCGCCGCCGAGATCGCGACCGTGCTGTTCACGAAATTTCTGAAATTCGATGCCGCCGACACGGCGTGGCCCGATCGCGACCGCTTCGTGCTGTCGGCCGGCCACGGCTCGATGCTGCTCTATGCGTTGCTGTACCTCACCGGCAACAAGGACATGACGCTCGACCAGCTCAAGCATTTCCGCCAGCTCGGATCGCTGACGCCGGGACACCCCGAGAACTTCCACACCAAGGGCATCGAGACCACCACCGGTCCGCTCGGCCAGGGCATTGCGACCGCGGTCGGCATGGCGCTCGCCGAGAAGATGCTCGCCGCCGAGTTCGGCAAGAAGATCGTCAACCACCATACCTATGTGCTCGCCTCCGACGGCGACCTTATGGAAGGCATCTCGCAGGAAGCGATCGCGCTCGCCGGTGTCTGGCGGCTCAACAAGATGATCGTGCTGTACGACGACAACGGCATCTCGATCGACGGCCCGACCTCGATCTCCGACTCGGTCGATCAGGTGAAGCGCTTCAAGTCCGCCGGCTGGGCCGCCGAATTGATCGACGGCCATGATCCGCAGGCGATTGCCGCTGCGATCACCCGCGCGCAGAAGTCCAGCAAGCCGACGATGATCGCCTGCAAGACCACGATCGGTTACGGCGCGCCGACCAGGGCCGGCACCGCCAAGGCGCACGGCGAAGCGCTCGGCGCCGCTGAGCTCAAGGGCGCCAAGGAAAAGCTCGGCATCTCGCTCGAGCCGTTCTCGGTGCCCGACGACGTGCTGAAGGCCTGGCGCGAGGCAGGTGCCCGCGGCGCCGCCGAGCACAAGGCATGGGACGAGCAGTTCGCGCAGCTCGGCAACCGCAAGCGCGCCGAATTCGAGCGCCGGATCCGTCACGAGCGGCCGCAGTCGCTCGCCAAGGGTCTGCGCGCCTTCAAGAAGGGCCTGCTGGAAAACCCGCTCAACGTCGCGACCCGCAAATCGTCGGAAGCTGCGATCGAGGTGATTGCGGCTGCGATGCCGATGGAGTTCGTGGCCGGCTCCGCCGACCTCACCGGCTCCAACAACAACAAGGCCAAGTCGGCGACGGCGTTCGGCGCCAAGACGCCGAAGGGCCGCTTCATCCACTACGGAATCCGCGAGCACGGCATGGCGGCGTGCCTCAACGGCATCTTCCTGCATGGCGGCTTCGCGCCGAACGGCGCCACCTTCCTGGTGTTCACCGATTATGCGCGCCCCGCGATGCGGCTGTCGGCGCTGATGGGCACCGGCGTCGTCTATGTCATGACCCACGACTCGATCGGCCTCGGCGAGGACGGCCCGACCCACCAGCCGGTCGAGCACCTCTCCGCGCTGCGCGCGATCCCCAACATGCGCGTGTTCCGTCCCTGCGACGCGGTCGAGACCGCCGAGTGCTGGGAACTCGCGCTCAACCGCGTGGACGGCCCGACGGTGCTGGCGCTGACCCGCCAGAACCTGCCGCAGCTCCGCACCACGGCGCCGAACGACAACCCGTGCAGCCACGGCGCCTACGAGCTGGTCGCCGCCCAAGGCGACGCAAAAGTGTCATTGTTCGCCACCGGTTCCGAAGTCCAGATCGCGGTCGAGGCGCAGAAGCAGCTTGCCGGACGCGGCATCGCGACGCGGGTCGTCTCAGTCCCGTCGCTGGAATTGCTGCTGGCGCAGCCCGCCGAGCGGCAAAAGGCCATTATCGGCAATGCTCCGGTCAAGATCGCGATCGAGGCCGCGGTGCGCTGGGGCTGGGATGCCGTGATCGGCCATGACGGCGAATTCATCGGCATGCACGGATTCGGCGCCAGCGCCCCGGCGAAGGACCTTTTCCCGCATTTCGGCATTACTGCAGAGGCTGTCGTTAACGCTGCCCTGAAGCGCGTCTGA